DNA from Paraburkholderia sp. PGU19:
GCAATGTGCTGACGGACGTACGGTATAGCCCCCGTACTGCTGGGTTGTTGAATTTTGCATTTGTCTTTGATGTTTTGAATTGTATTAGTCACGCCTGGAAAGCATATGCCGCTGAGACGGCAACCAGCATGACAGAGGCGGCTTCGCGCCGTTTAAGATGCGACTGGCAAGCGCCAGTGCGAGAGACGTGGAGCGTGGACTTCGGGGAGAAAACGAATCGGGGCCGTGTTCCGGCCCCGCACTGCTACGCCTTAGACCGGCGTGATGTTTGCAGCTTGCACGCCCTTCGGGCCGCGCTTCGTTTCGAAGCTGACCTTCTGGCCTTCAGCGAGGCTCTTGAAACCATCGCCGCGAATCTCCGAGAAGTGCGCGAACAGGTCGTCACCGCCGTTATCCGGGGAGATGAAGCCGAAGCCCTTTGCGTCGTTAAACCATTTGACAGTACCGGTATCCATACGAATCCTTGAAACAGAAAAATTGAAGAGATTATCGCTCCAGAGTTTGGAGCCAAAGGATCAAGGAGGGAGAGGACAACGAATACCGCCGAGGGGCAACGGAACTATTGATGAACAGCAATCGAACTTCTTGAACTTCGGGGCACAGTAACACCTGTGCGCCACAATTGCAAGGTTTCAATCAACTGGCCCGGGTAATTTTCGACCCGGCGCCAGTTAACGTCATCGAAACGAGCCGCTCCGCTGAACCGCCACTCGCCGGACAAGCGCCTCAGAAGCCGCACGGAGATTGACGACGCGGCTCAATACAGCTTCCTTGGCGGCAGCGCGCGGCGAATCTGTTTGCGCAACCGGGCCACGGCGGCGGCTTTCTTGCGTTTGCGCTCCGTGGTGGGCTTCTCATACGCCGTGCGCGCACGCAACTCCGCGATCAGTCCGTTATTCTGGATTGCACGGCGAAAACGTCGAAGCGCAACTTCGACGGGCTCATTGGGTTTGGGGATGACGGTAGTCAGATCGTTCCTTGAAGTCTTGATTCGATTGATGAAAAGCCGCGCATAGCGAGCGCGTCGTCCGATGCAGACGGCAAAAGACACTTCACTGTACACGCGAAATCTCCAGACCGTCTGGTAATTTGCACGGTCTTCGCTGAGAACGAGGCAGTGGGAGCCCCACCGCGTGGACCCGGCGCAGTGAGTTCTTGCGACAAAGTTTGTCGTTGCAGCCCGCCTCGTCAGAACGAATGCCGCACACCGACAATCGCGCCGAGCTGGGCGACGCCCGCTGCGGGCGTCGTGCCGCCGCCGCCTGCGCTGACGGAATAGCGCGCGTGCGCGCTATTCCACAGGTACGCAACATTGCCGTAAACAGCCGTTCGCTTCGACAGGAAGTAGGTGGCGCGCAGGCTCGCCAGCGTTGCGCGCGCGTCCTGCTGCTGCACGACGACGCGGTAGGCTTCCCCATCGACGGCGAACGCGGGCGTCACATAGTATTGCGCGCCAAGGTAAAACAGATTCGAGCGCACGTCGCCGCCCGGTCCGTTCGATTCGACGCGGCGGCCGATCCATCCACCGCCCAGCTTCACGCCCGCGACGTTCACATAGCCGTTCGCCTGCAGACGCGCATCCTTGTCGCCGCTGTCGTGAATCGCAAACGGCGTGACGCCATCGAAGAAGTTTGCCGCTGCATTCGTGCCACCGCGTTGTTCGTCGTACGCTGTGGCCACGCCGAAGTAGGTGCCGTCGTACTTCAGCATCGCACTCCATTCGCGGCATTGATTCACATCGCCGGGCACCTGTCCCGCGCAGGTCCCCTGCCCTGGAGAATTGCCCGTCCCCGCGCCGTCGCGTCCAAACGACCAGGACGCGCCGAACGTGAATCCATAGAACTTGCCTTTATAGACGGCCGTGTTGTCGCTTCTCGCATTCGGCAAGAACGCGTCCAGCGCGCCAATGCCGTAGATGTCCGGCCCGAGAATATCGGCATCCGACATCGCCCAATAGGACATCGTGTATTGACGGCCAAACGTGAGCGAACCCCACGGCCCTTCGAGTCCCACGAGCGACTGTCGCCCGAACAGCCGTCCGCCCTGCCCCGAGTCGCCTCCGCGCAGGTTGAATCCGCTTTCGAGAATGAATACGGCCTTGAGTCCGCCGCCAAGATCTTCGGCGCCACGTATCCCCCAGCGTGAAGGCAGTTCGCCCGTGATGCCCGGCATACGGATCACATGATCGCCTGCGGCATTTGCATGGGAAACATACTCGATGCCCGTGTCCAGCACGCCGTACAGCGTGACGCTGCTTTGCGCAAATGCGGACGCGCTGAAAAGCCCTGCTGCCAATGCCACAACCCTGCCGTATTTCATGAAGTCTCCTTGACCACCAATCATTATTTCGGATGACGAATTTAAACGTCTCCGCATGAGTGCATGCCAGGCGAGCTTAGGGTTGGACAATAAAAGCAACAACGGGGAAAACCTCAACGCCTCCATGCAGATCGAAGCGGCGAGGAAAAAGCGGAAGGATTTTGCTACTCCAATTCGATTCGAGCGGTTGGCAATTCTTCTGTCGACAGCGCGATACGTGGGACAAATCTACTGATACGGAGATGATGCGCACACGTAGCGCGATGAAAAATCCGAACGTGAAATGTATTCAATCCAATCTTGAACGCCCTGAATCGGCGAGCTCGACTCGTCGAAGCTGTCGCATGTCAAATCCAGCGTCTGACTCGCGAACAGTAGTCGGCGTACCGTTGCGCGTGCAACCTGAACATGTGCGCTTCTTCGAACCTGACCTGAATCTGGACGAGCAACTCGGACATCGCCCAGATCACCAGCACGGGCCATGTTCCCACCACCAGCAATTGGCCCAGTATCGTTACGCGGATGCCGAGGTAGATGGGATTGCGCGACAGCGCGAACGGGCCTGCCGTGATCAGTTCGGTTCGCGTGCGCGTATCGACGCCCATTCGCCACGCGGTTCCCATCGTGGCCTGTGCGCAAACCACCCATATCAGCGCTACAACCATGCACGCGACGCCAATCCACCGTGTCCATTCCTGATCGAACCATTGCGCGACGAGTTGTCCGTGTTCGCCAGTGATGCCGTAGAACATCAGAAAGACGCCGTCGACGACGGGCAGCCAGAAATAGAAGCATCGCGCGACAAAGTCGTGCGCCGATTCGCCGCGCGAGAACGACACGGCGTCGTGTCGGTTCGTTCGCGCAATCAACATGCGCCCGACAACAGCCGTTGCGCCAAACACACCTGCGTGAACGAGAGGAAGGAATCGCCAGAAATCGGAACCGGTGAAGTGCATAGTGTGGATGCAGTGACCATTGTGGACCGGCATGTTCTCACAACGCGCAAAGGAACACCGGGCGGGCGCACGGTCCATCTCGCGCCGTTCAAGATGAACGACCGCACTATGAATAACGTGCATTGTGGACTTGCAATAGTTTCGCTTCTTCGAGTGATGCGGCTATGGCATCTTGAAACCGCCATCACGCACATCGAAAGCGCGCATCGCCGCGGCGGAGAAGACGTGCAAGGCACTCAATCCACGGAGGAAACGCAATGTCTCAAACCCCCACTACCAGCACCAAGGATCAGCTCGTAGCACGTTGTCTGCCGTTTCTCGAAGAAGTGAGAGACATGACCACAGGCGTCGAAGTCGAGCAATGGCTGAACACGAAATACGGCGTCGATAGCGAGCTGTACAAGGATCTCGCCCGCCTCATTACGCTCGGCGTAGAAGAAGGCTGGGCGGCCGACGTCGAGATTTCTGGACCGAAGTACCGGCGTGCGCGGCTCGTCGCGCCTTCTGCGGAAACGTTCTTTTTCAGCATCACGGCGGTGCTGATGGACAGCACCGACAATGCGCAGAACAACCCTGAAAACGCGTTTCGCGGCGACTACCACTCGCATCCGTATGGCGAGTTCAATCTCGTCGTGCCGCTCAACGAAGGCGCCGCGCTCGCTGGCCCAAGCGGATGGTGCTACGGCGGCTGGACCGCGCCCGCGCCAGGCAGCCATCATTTTCCCGAGGCAAAAGGCGGTGCGGTGATCGCGCTGTTCTTCCTGCCCTCGGGACGCATTGCATACGAGATCACGCCGCCCGCGAAGTGAACTGCACAAGAAGTACTGCGAGCCTCAACAGAGGCTCGCAGTAATCGCATCCAGCTTCAACAGTTCACCGCTAGTGCGCGAGCGATTCGCCCTCCGCGACATCCTCCACGCCTGCGCTCGAACACGTCGCCTGCTTGATCAGCAGGGCCACGCACGCGACCCCGCCCGATACCGCAACGACCGTGAAAATGCCCGGCAGACTGACCTGCTGCCGCGACAACTCCGCGACGAGAAACGAACCCGCGATTCCGCCGAAGCGCCCGACGCCAAGCATCCACGCGACACCCGTGCCGCGTCCCGCCGTTGGATAGAATGCAGCCGCGAGAGCGGGCATCGACGCCTGCGCGGTGTTCACCAGCACACCGGCGATAAACACCGCGCACATCAGCAGGCCGATATCACCGACTGCCTGGCCAATGGCATACACGCTGATCGCACCGAACGCGTAAGCGGCCGCCACGACGCGATTGGGATTGAAGCGATCCATCAGCATGCCGCACAGCACCGTCCCCACGCCGCCCAGCGGAAACAGCGCGGACACGAGCGCGGCGCGTTGCGGGCTTAGTCCCGCATCCTTGAGAAGGACGGGCATCCAGTTGACCAGTCCGTAGAAGATGACGAGACCCATGAAGTAGCACAGCCAGAGCATCACGGAGCCGAGAATGAATGAACGCGACAACACGATACGAATGCCGCCGCTCCCCGGTGCATGCCTGACGGATTCCTGCATGACGAAAGCATGCGCAAAGCGCGCGTCCGCACTGATGCGAACCATCACGTTGCGAATCTTCTCGACCGGCTGCTGTCGCGCGACCATGTAACGGATCGACTCCGGCAGCCTGAATGCGAGCACGATGGCGAGCAGCAACGGCACTGCGCCGCCGAGCAGCAGAACGCTGCGCCAGCCCAACTGCGGAATCATCCACGCAGCGAGAAATCCGCCCAGGGCGGCGCCCAAAGGGAATCCGCAGAACATCAGATTGACGATCGTGGCGCGCCGGCCGTCGGGACAGTATTCGCTCATCAGCGTGACGGCGTTCGGCATCGCGGCGCCGAGTCCGACGCCCGTGACGAAACGCAGCGTCGTCAACGCGGTCAGATCCTGCGCGTAAGCCGAAGCGAAACACGCCACGCCGAACAGCAGCACGGACAAGGTCAGCACGAGGCGTCGCCCGCACCTGTCCGACAGAGGTCCCGAAAGCAAGGCGCCGCACGCGAGCCCAAAGAGCGCGGCACTCAGCACAGGCGCAAGCGCCGCCTTGCCGATATGCCACTCCGACAGCAGCGAAGGCGCGATAAAGCCGATCGCGGCCGTATCGAAGCCATCCATCAGCACGATGACGAAGCACATCGCAAATACGAGCCACTGAAAGCGGGAGAAAGGGTGCTCGTTGATGAGCGCTTGTATATCGACAGTCCGGGTCTCTTCCATTGCATCCTCACTGATGGGATTGAATTGTCGGCATCGCCACGTCAGCGCTTGCTGCGTGCCTCGCCGATCTATCGGGGGCCAAGATTAAGAGCGCCAGATATGGCCAACAACCCGGCGAAGCACGCACGCGGCGCGCACATGCCCCTCGTGCGGCGTGGCAAGCATCGCGCGATGCATCCGGGTTGAATCGAGAAGACCTATGTTTTCAGGCCGTTTCGACGACGTTGACGAGATTGCGCACCATGGCGCGCGCGCAGTGAATTGTTTGCATACCGATCTTGCACAGTCCGGATCAACAGCTGCGAACCTGCCGTGCGACGTCGGCGAGCTGGTGCCGCAGCCATTGCAGCGCCGGGTCGGTGTCGTTGCGTTCGTGCCAGACGGCGCGCACGGCAGCGTTGTGACACTCGTAGGGTGTCGCGCACATTTTCAGTTCGCCGTAGCGCTCCAGTTCACGGCCAAGCGATGACGGCACGAGCGCGAGCATGTCGCTGTGACGAAGCAGCGCGGGAATGGCAAGCGAATGCGCGACCGACATACGCATGCGCGGCACGTCGGTACCGTCGGCGAATGCGCGGTTGAGCGCGTCGCGATTGAACATCTCCGATTGCCGCGCGAGTCCGCGCTCGACGATGAAGCCGCTCACCGCGCCCTCTTCCTCGCCGCCCTGCGAAACCGCAACGAGCGGATAAGCGAGCAGATCGTCACGCGTAATGGACGGGTCGGCGCGCCCGGCGACGGGGTGGTCCCGATGAAGCAGCACCACATCCGTCTGCTCCCACAACTGCGCCGACCGCAAGCGCGTCGGCACGTCCGCGAATATGCCGATCGCCACATCGATCCGGCCGACGTCGATCTGGCCGGCGAGATCGAGCCGCGTCGACGGACGGATCACCAGGTCCACGAGCGGCGCTTCCGCGCGCAGCCGTTGACTGAGCCGCCCAAGCACCAGCAACGTGATGTAGTCGTTCGCCGCGACGACGAACTTGCGTTGCGCGACGCGCGGATCGAACGCATCCACGCCCAGCGCCGCCCTGATCTGCGCCAGCGCGCCGCGCACCTGCGCCGCCATGCCGACAGCGCGCACCGTTGGCTCCATGCCCTTGCCCGTGCGCACGAAAAGGTCGTCGCCGAGCATCTGGCGCATGCGCCCAAGCGCATGACTGATCGCCGATTGACTGAGGTTCAGGCGCTTGCCCGCCAGGGCGAGATTGCGGTCTTCGAAGATCGCGTCGAATACGCGCAGCAGGTTCAGGTCGATGCGATCCGCGGACATGGTCCTAACCCTCATGATGATCGGTTGCGGGCTGTGCCGCATGACGATACCGGCGACAACTCGCACCGAATGCTTCGAAGATCGAACGCGACAGCGCGTCGTGTTGCGTCATGACTTCCGGATGCCACTGCACGCCGAGCGCGAAGTCGTGTCCGTTCAGCCGATACGCTTCGATCAGGCCGTCGGGAGCGCGAGCTTCAACGACAAGCGGCGGCGCAAGCGCGGCAACGCCCTGCCGATGCAGCGAATTCACGCGCACGCATTGCGCATCGGCGAGCGCCGACAGCATGCCAGCAGGCGTGAGTTCGACGTCGTGGCGGTATCGATAGCGGGTGGGCAGATCCTCTGCGAGGTCTTCGAGATGGTCTTCTGAATGACCGGACGCGTGGATATCCGTGTGAAGCGTGCCGCCAAAAGCAACATTCATTTCCTGGAAGCCACGGCAGATCGCGAGAATGGGCATGCCGCGCGCCGCCGCGCCGCGCATCAGTTTCAACGCGACGTGATCGCGATCGGGATCGGCGAGCGCGTCGCGATTTACTTCGCCGCCATATCTGTGCGCCTCCACGTTCGAGGCGCCACCTGGAAACAGCAACCCGCTCACGCCGTCGAGATATGCCTCCACCGATTCGATCTCGCGCGATGCCGGAATCAGCACGGGACTGACATTCGCGCCCGATATCAGCGCGCGGACATAACTGTGCTTCGCGGCATGTTGATCGTGTTCACCGATGAAGAAGCGGTCGCACACCACTCCGACGAGCGGACGGCCGTGTTGTTCAGCGCTCATTGGGGGACTCCCCGTGGCGCATGCACGTCGCGGCTCGCGAGCGTTTTCAGATCGAATGCGGGATCGCGCACCGCGTCCGGCGTAACGCGTGCACCGTTCGATAGCAGCTTGCGCGCGAACATGTGATCCTGCGGCCGGTTGATGCTATCGACGGCGATCAGCTTGTCGTCGCGAAAGTAGAACAGCGAGAGACGTTTGTCTTCGACGGAACCGCGCATCGCGTAGTCGGTAAAGCCTGCGTTCACGCCGGCCATCTGCAGCTTCAGGTCGTATTGGTCGGACCAGAACCAGGGCAGCGCGCGATACGGCTCCGGCCGCCCGACAGTCGTTGCCGCTGCCGTTTTTGCCATATCGTTGGCGTTCTGCACGGATTCGATGCGGCATGCGCGCGTGCCCGGTGGCGCCCAATGAGGGACGAACGAAGCGCAATCGCCGGCGGCGACGATCGACGGGTCGCTGGTGCGCGCGCAGGCGTCCACCATCACGCCGCCCGCCACGTTCAGTCCGCAGTCGGCGGCGAGTTCGGTATTCGGGACCACGCCAATGCCAACCACGACGAGTTCGCAATCGAGCCGCAGCCCATCATCGAGTTCGACCGATACGCTCCCATCCGCGTCGTGTAGCGCCACCACCTTGCGTCCGAATTCGAACGCGACGCCATGCTCCGTGTGAGCACGCAGCATGAAGCCGGACAGCCACGGCGACGCGACGCGTGCCAGCAGACGCGACTCCGTCTCCACCACCGTCACTTCGAGTCCCTGCTGACGCAGCGACGCCGCCGCTTCAAGACCGATATAGCCGCCGCCGATCACGACCGCGCGCCGCGCCGTGCGCGTCGTCTGCGCAAGACGCCTTGCGTCGCACAGATCGCGGAGATAGTGAACGGCATCGAGCGTGGCGCCAGGACAATCGAGCTTGCGCACCCGCGCCCCCGTCGTCAGCGCAAGGTGGTGATATGTGATGCGCGAGCCGTCGTGCAGCCCGATCTCGCGACGCTCGCGGTCGATGTGCGTGGCGCGCATCGACGGCATCCATTCGATCTTCTCTTCGTCGAAAAACGCCTGAGAACGCAGCGGTAAACGCTGCTCCGCAAAGCTGCCCGTCAAAAAGCCCTTCGACAGCGGCGGACGCTGGTAAGGCGCATCGGGCTCGTCGCCGAGCAGCACGATACGGCCGTCAAAGCCGAGTTCGCGCGCCGACGCCGCGAGCTGCACGCCCGCATACGACGCGCCGACAACCACAAGCGTGCTGTTCATGATGTCACCCTTGCCTCGGCGGAATGCGGACGACAAGCCCGTCCATCGCAGCCATCATGACGAGCTGGCAGCTCAGCCGGCTTTCGGGACGCCGCTCGGCGGCGACGCCGTCGAGCAGTTCCAGTTCGGAGTCGTCGGGCAACGGCAGGTCCGCCGTCGATGAGGCGTCGATATAAACATGGCATGTCGCACACGACAGGCAGCCGCCGCATTCGGCATCGATGCCGCGCACGTTGCCGTGAATCGCGGCCTCCATCACGCTGGTGCCAGCGGGTACGTCGATCTCGCGGCGATCACCGTCGCGCAGAATATAGGTGACGATAGGCATGACTTCTCTCCTCGATGGGAACGCCATCAGAACGTTTCGAAATACTCGCGGTGTTCCCACTCGGTGACTTCCAGATTGAAGCGGTTGATTTCCGCTTCCTTCAGCTTGCAGAAGTAGTCGATGAAGGCGCTGCCGAATCCTTCGCGCAGCGATTCGTTCGCATGCAGCGCGGCGATCGCATCACTCAACGTGCGGGGCAATGCGTCGGCCTGCGTTTCGTAGGGCGTATCCGCAGAGGGAGGCAGTTCGCGTTTGCGTCTGAGTCCGTCCAGCCCAGAGAGCACCTGCGAGCCGAAGTACAGATACGGATTCGCGGCCGGTTCGCCGACGCGGTTTTCGATGCGCGTCGCGGGATCGTTCTGTCCGCCCAGCACGCGCAGCATCACACCGCGGTTGTCGCATCCCCAGTTCGCGCGATCGGGTGCATTCGAATACGGCCGATAACGGCGATATCCGTTGATGGTCGGCGTCGATAGTGCGGCTGCGCCCTGCGCGTGCGCGAGCAAGCCGGCGAGATACCGCTGCCCGACTGTCGAGAGCGGCGCGTCCGGATTCGTCGGCATGAACGCGTTGCTGCCGTCCGCGCGATGCACGAGCGACTGATGCAGATGCCATCCACTCGACACGACATTCGGAATGCGC
Protein-coding regions in this window:
- a CDS encoding LysR substrate-binding domain-containing protein — protein: MSADRIDLNLLRVFDAIFEDRNLALAGKRLNLSQSAISHALGRMRQMLGDDLFVRTGKGMEPTVRAVGMAAQVRGALAQIRAALGVDAFDPRVAQRKFVVAANDYITLLVLGRLSQRLRAEAPLVDLVIRPSTRLDLAGQIDVGRIDVAIGIFADVPTRLRSAQLWEQTDVVLLHRDHPVAGRADPSITRDDLLAYPLVAVSQGGEEEGAVSGFIVERGLARQSEMFNRDALNRAFADGTDVPRMRMSVAHSLAIPALLRHSDMLALVPSSLGRELERYGELKMCATPYECHNAAVRAVWHERNDTDPALQWLRHQLADVARQVRSC
- a CDS encoding FAD-dependent oxidoreductase — protein: MNSTLVVVGASYAGVQLAASARELGFDGRIVLLGDEPDAPYQRPPLSKGFLTGSFAEQRLPLRSQAFFDEEKIEWMPSMRATHIDRERREIGLHDGSRITYHHLALTTGARVRKLDCPGATLDAVHYLRDLCDARRLAQTTRTARRAVVIGGGYIGLEAAASLRQQGLEVTVVETESRLLARVASPWLSGFMLRAHTEHGVAFEFGRKVVALHDADGSVSVELDDGLRLDCELVVVGIGVVPNTELAADCGLNVAGGVMVDACARTSDPSIVAAGDCASFVPHWAPPGTRACRIESVQNANDMAKTAAATTVGRPEPYRALPWFWSDQYDLKLQMAGVNAGFTDYAMRGSVEDKRLSLFYFRDDKLIAVDSINRPQDHMFARKLLSNGARVTPDAVRDPAFDLKTLASRDVHAPRGVPQ
- a CDS encoding isoprenylcysteine carboxylmethyltransferase family protein, whose protein sequence is MLIARTNRHDAVSFSRGESAHDFVARCFYFWLPVVDGVFLMFYGITGEHGQLVAQWFDQEWTRWIGVACMVVALIWVVCAQATMGTAWRMGVDTRTRTELITAGPFALSRNPIYLGIRVTILGQLLVVGTWPVLVIWAMSELLVQIQVRFEEAHMFRLHAQRYADYCSRVRRWI
- a CDS encoding porin — protein: MKYGRVVALAAGLFSASAFAQSSVTLYGVLDTGIEYVSHANAAGDHVIRMPGITGELPSRWGIRGAEDLGGGLKAVFILESGFNLRGGDSGQGGRLFGRQSLVGLEGPWGSLTFGRQYTMSYWAMSDADILGPDIYGIGALDAFLPNARSDNTAVYKGKFYGFTFGASWSFGRDGAGTGNSPGQGTCAGQVPGDVNQCREWSAMLKYDGTYFGVATAYDEQRGGTNAAANFFDGVTPFAIHDSGDKDARLQANGYVNVAGVKLGGGWIGRRVESNGPGGDVRSNLFYLGAQYYVTPAFAVDGEAYRVVVQQQDARATLASLRATYFLSKRTAVYGNVAYLWNSAHARYSVSAGGGGTTPAAGVAQLGAIVGVRHSF
- a CDS encoding gamma-glutamyl-gamma-aminobutyrate hydrolase family protein; the encoded protein is MSAEQHGRPLVGVVCDRFFIGEHDQHAAKHSYVRALISGANVSPVLIPASREIESVEAYLDGVSGLLFPGGASNVEAHRYGGEVNRDALADPDRDHVALKLMRGAAARGMPILAICRGFQEMNVAFGGTLHTDIHASGHSEDHLEDLAEDLPTRYRYRHDVELTPAGMLSALADAQCVRVNSLHRQGVAALAPPLVVEARAPDGLIEAYRLNGHDFALGVQWHPEVMTQHDALSRSIFEAFGASCRRYRHAAQPATDHHEG
- a CDS encoding MFS transporter: MEETRTVDIQALINEHPFSRFQWLVFAMCFVIVLMDGFDTAAIGFIAPSLLSEWHIGKAALAPVLSAALFGLACGALLSGPLSDRCGRRLVLTLSVLLFGVACFASAYAQDLTALTTLRFVTGVGLGAAMPNAVTLMSEYCPDGRRATIVNLMFCGFPLGAALGGFLAAWMIPQLGWRSVLLLGGAVPLLLAIVLAFRLPESIRYMVARQQPVEKIRNVMVRISADARFAHAFVMQESVRHAPGSGGIRIVLSRSFILGSVMLWLCYFMGLVIFYGLVNWMPVLLKDAGLSPQRAALVSALFPLGGVGTVLCGMLMDRFNPNRVVAAAYAFGAISVYAIGQAVGDIGLLMCAVFIAGVLVNTAQASMPALAAAFYPTAGRGTGVAWMLGVGRFGGIAGSFLVAELSRQQVSLPGIFTVVAVSGGVACVALLIKQATCSSAGVEDVAEGESLAH
- a CDS encoding DUF4863 family protein, translated to MSQTPTTSTKDQLVARCLPFLEEVRDMTTGVEVEQWLNTKYGVDSELYKDLARLITLGVEEGWAADVEISGPKYRRARLVAPSAETFFFSITAVLMDSTDNAQNNPENAFRGDYHSHPYGEFNLVVPLNEGAALAGPSGWCYGGWTAPAPGSHHFPEAKGGAVIALFFLPSGRIAYEITPPAK
- a CDS encoding cold-shock protein, with the translated sequence MDTGTVKWFNDAKGFGFISPDNGGDDLFAHFSEIRGDGFKSLAEGQKVSFETKRGPKGVQAANITPV
- a CDS encoding 2Fe-2S iron-sulfur cluster-binding protein, yielding MPIVTYILRDGDRREIDVPAGTSVMEAAIHGNVRGIDAECGGCLSCATCHVYIDASSTADLPLPDDSELELLDGVAAERRPESRLSCQLVMMAAMDGLVVRIPPRQG
- the rpsU gene encoding 30S ribosomal protein S21, with protein sequence MTTVIPKPNEPVEVALRRFRRAIQNNGLIAELRARTAYEKPTTERKRKKAAAVARLRKQIRRALPPRKLY